From the Amia ocellicauda isolate fAmiCal2 chromosome 12, fAmiCal2.hap1, whole genome shotgun sequence genome, the window attttattaaggactttttcattgtctctctaacttatcttaattctacatgcgttttatactgaatgtacttttctgctttaaaaccatgtaCCGTCTGTAGTGCTCTGTACAAAACCTGTTGGGAACCTTAACCTTTGTTGTATTGTCTACTTCAAATAAACCATTAACAAATGTGCctgcacaatatatattataaagcaatcaatatacatacatacatacattaacccatttaaacagaaaagtatatttaattgatataaacagcaacacattttattattattattattattattattattattattattattattattgttattgttattgttattattattatcattattattattattaatgagtgttATTCTATCTTTTGGAATTGCTCTCAAATTAGCCTGCCCCAACTTATGCGTGaccagacattgtaatttacattggatcaggactactttactttttaaacgtaaaatctttcaaatacagttaacagaaaataaagcttctacagtaaattaataactgtaaccagacgtgattctagggtatgtgggggccccaggcagaggtgattctagggtatgtgggggccccaggcagaggtgattctagggtatgtggggggcGGCGGAGTTTTCTCCCGTGAGAGGGGGGGGGTCTCATTTGGCCCCCCCCCCTCAGCCCGGGgacccaggcaattgcctaggatgcctacccctTGCAACGCCCCTGACTGTAACAggaaaaaacaccaaccgagTACATACTCACTCTAAAAATGTAAGATTCTTCAGCGGTTCTATCGACACTTTGGGTTGTTCGTGAattaaagggttcgtttaagaaGCGTGAGCTCCCTGGTCAACACAAGGGAGCATTTAAGAGCccttttcatcatgatcgcAATTGATTTAACACACATTCAACATGCTTTAAGGATCCTGGTTTGCAGGGAACCTTGGTAAAGGGCtctaataagaaccttaaggatcctccacagtatcaaccctgggatcgaaaaaggttcttattacaaccttcacttcttagagtttacatataggctgagtactgtaattgtatatgaaaatgtacatgtttagttaaattagtgaTACCATAAGCTTTAATTCATTTCTGttacattttaggacagccctataactcttaatatgtcagcacaaagtggacagagagcagaagacacagcaatattaatatgacacttctcgctctgcgcagttggcgcccgTTTCTCAGACTCTGTTGTCTCTTTTGAGAAGCTGCTCGGccgacgtgacttgcttgctgtccaatggcatcagtcaaatatatttcacaatgtacctccctttccgtaatcgcttctgaaaatgctgcagaagctgctttatttttcagtacttccaaatctcacagccgctgcaaatctcgcagctgctgttttattttttcaggacttccaaatctcacagccactgctttattttttcagcagttgcacttcagggccaccgtacctTTTGTTTTGGCCACGCAGTCTGTCAATAATATATCACCACTTTGCACCACTTTGCACTGTCTGCTTACTGTTTTCCAAAGCCCCACCATTCAGAGCCCTTATAttcagttaggtccatacatatttggacagtgacacaattgtcataattttggctctgtatgccaccacaatggacatgaaaggaaacaatcaatatgtttaagtgtagactttcatctttaatttcagggtaattacatccaaactgggtgaacagtgtaggaattacaccattTTCATATGTGGTCCCTCCAATTTTATGggttcaaaagtaattggacaaactaacaaaatcattaattaaattgtgcgtttcaatacttggttgcaattcctttgcagtcaatgactgcctgaagtctggaacccatagacgtcaccagatgctgggtttcttccctggtgatgctctgccaggcctgtactgcagctgtctttagttcctgcttgttcttggggtatttcctttcaaatctattgtggtggcatacagagccaaaattatgacaattgtgtcactgtccacatatttatggacctaactgtatatatgcactattaacaggtgtatatataataaggATAGCAACAGGTACTGCATTGTTGTGCAAACTCAGTGGTATACAGCAGTCAGGTCACAGTCCATGCCAGGCAGTGTAGGCACCAGGATGGTCTTTCGCATGTGCAATCAAACATCGAGTACAGGTAGCAGGAGGTGTTCTGCACCGCAAGATCATGGTTACACTGGGGGGTGTGCCTTGTACCAAGTATCTGATGCAGCACATTGATGGCAGTACCGGGTTCTATTGAGTGCACTGGGTCCACACCAGGCTGGTACCGAAGTGCACTGCAGCACAATGTATTGCACTGATCTGCACTGAGATGCACTGGGGAGAAAGGTAAGCTGCACAGAGACATAAAATCACACTGCCAGCAGTGGAGATGGTAAATGGCTGCGAGCTGTACTGGTTAAAGCAGGCAGAGGGGATTCTGCCTGAGTGACAACTGTTCATGTTCCCAAGTTCCCAATGGTAACATACAATGTTTCATCCCCCTTTGGTTAGTTTTCTTGACTTGAAAAATCACCTACTGGATTTCAGGCATTAAACACAAACGGGAGATAATGGTACACAAGTCATTTACAGGTTAActctgtgtgtttctttgtttgtgtgttaagGCAGGTGTTGGAACTGACAGACGAAATGGTCAACCAAATGATCTTGTTATTTCTTGCCCTACTCCCTTGTGTGGCAGGTAAGTATGATAAAGGAgactcctcctccctccttccccCTCAAGCCCCCAGTCTAGGGTCATGTAAAAAACTCAGAAATACATAGTGTGTGTTAGGGTATAATTCGTGACCTTTGAACTCAACTTACATCTGACGACAGTGGtcacctaataataataatgatgatgataatgaatgCCCTTGGGTATGAGTACTGCAGTATCTTATCTCATTGCTTGAACACTAATTCAGCCTGGAGAAAATTATATTGATTCCAGTTGACTGAACTCCTGTAACAGAGGgaattattaaaaagaaaatggtgCTAAGCAAGCTCTGATAAATATATGTAGTTTCATTGTTTCAAATGCAGGGAAAGGCAGCCTCAGTGTTAATGAAGACGTATTGGGGTATTTACTGAGGATACATGTGTACGTTCGATCACTTTCTTAAGGACAAACACTTCCATCATGGACATCATGCTCATGGGCAGCAAGCAAAATGTATATCTCCTCCGTTTATTTTTaccaactttttttgtttgttgtattttacATATCAGAGGCAGGGTTGCCAACCataattttttatataatatatataatatcatgcagtgtatattatattattataagtacataatacatgcatacatgcatagctgaagttgttctgaatccatagataCAACATACATAGCAATATCATCTATTATAGCTCAATTAtaaaagcctctctctctctatctggcTCTGGCTGGCTCTGCTCAGTGTCTGTAACCCGACTCCTCTTATCAGCTCATGTATTCCAGCTGCCTGAGTTTTTTTTGGGGCTAGTAAAAGCAGATCTCCATAGCTcatgacacacacagtaacatccTCTCCAATGGTCAATTCCAGACCCATGTACTGCACTGCCCATTGAATTACTAAAACCAGGAACTGCCCGATTTTAACAAATCGTTTCTCCGATAATTAATACTTTGCAATGGATGCCCCCATTTTGGGATTGGTTAACACGTTTGATTGTCAGGAACATTTACCTATCTATGCTCTTTATTAAACTTGttgaaataatatttgtaaGTACTTTGGTAAGGAAACTTTGATGGCAGTCAGTAATTAACAATGAAAGAAGTAGTATTAATGGGACATTTTTACAGACAGTCAAACTTTTTTATGGATTTACGTACaagatgaaattaaaatgtttttttatgtatgtatgtatgtctgtaaATTTACAGATGGTTGGCAACCCTGATCAGAGGGGATGTACATAAAGTGGAAAATCTAAATACAATTCTGGAAAAATCTTTATCTGTCACCAAGGagcttttgtttagttttttcttcataCTGCAAAGCACAGTTCTTCTGATGAAagcattgttatgttttgcGGTGGCAGCTAGGTGTGGGGGGCACTGGGAAAAGCTGCACAGCATGCTGGTAGGGGAAGCCTTGTGCTCACATTTCTTGTGAACAGGAAGAGCCAaccacacagccctgcactgTGCTTCTTCCTAACACCGGAAACTGGGCCAGTCTCTGCAAACTGACTAGAAgtgttaagaaaacaaaatgagaagAGACAGAAGCATGTTCAGAGACTCCAAATGCAATCTGATCTGCAGAACTGTTTTCTTGCCTGTTCTCCAGACAGGATAAGATTGCAGACGATATCGGCTGTTTGCCGAAAGGGTATCTCGCTGACCCAGAAAAGAATGGGGCCAGATGCAACACGGTGATCAGATTTTTCGCCATTTAATGTTGTTCTGCAACTAGATTTTGTATTAAAGACCAAGAAATGATAACAGCTGACCACACACTGCTGCTGGTGTGTGAGTAATCAGTCTAGCTTTCTCTTGCGTAATTGACTGAATTTAACCTCAATAGTAACCTTCTGCTTTACTACTGAACTGaagcctgttgacatgaaacaGTGAAGAGAGATTTATGCAGATGAGACAATTTAGAGTGAGGTAACTCTTGCAGTGGCCAAATATCCCACACACAAGCCTTGCTAAAGCAGAATACGATGTGTTTGATTTGAATTGTAATCTTGCGGCAGTGTTTGAAACCTCTTGTGTGTGTGATCTACAATAACATATGAccttcttctctccctctctctttctctctcgccCTCTTTTTATCATCACAAGAAACTGCTCAGGCACAAGGACACACAGGTAGGCTTCTTGATGTTGATTTAGCTCTGACTTCAGTGCTCTGTGGCTGACCCTGTgttgtacttaactgtacttCTATACTTAACTTGTACTTCAATGGGCAATGCAGTACATGGGTCTGGAATTGACCATTGGAGAGGATGTTACTGTGTGTCATGAGCCATTGAGAtctacttaactgtatttttgcactttgttttgcacctatgttgtaagttgccctgaataagggtgtctgccaagaaaaacattttttaataaataataggaaGGACAAAAGTGATGTTGTAGCCAGTTGATATACCAGCtggagtgactgactgacacctAAGGCCCAAGAGAGTGAGATGGAATTTCCCAGTAGTTATCCAATCGGGTTATCCCAATATCTGCCACCACAAGCCAACTGAGGACTCATGGTTAGGATTAAGATTAGGTTAAGGGATGGGGGTAGGGTTAGAGCCtgggttgtgtgtgtttagaatTCAGTAAGCAGGAGACACTGCGGAGTTAAGACGGAGGTGGGCTGCTGAGATTTGGATGTTTGGAGAATCGTGAAAGGAAGTGAGTTGATTGGCAATCTTGAAAGCAGTCATGATGTTTAATTAAAAGgtgtctctctcgctcgctctctctccctttctcttttgctctgtcactgcctctgtgtctctctttctgtgtcttcCAGATTGTGGCAATTGTTATAAGATTGAACCAGGCGCCATGGTGGGCATCATCATCGGGGACGTGATCCTGACTGTGTTAATCGTCATCTCTGTCTATTACTGCGCCAGCCGCAAGAGACAGAAGAGAGAACAAGGTACTCTGTGGGCACCCAGCTAACCATGTAACATGGCAAAATTGCACTAAAGTGATGAGAGATCAAAGTGATGATATGGCAACAGAAACTGGGGGGTTTCCAATCCTGGCCCTGGAGAGCCCCTATACGGCAGGTTTTGCGAGTCACCCTTCTATCACCAATTCGTAAACACCTGCAAGTATTTAATTCGAAACAATTAAGCAGAAggtttggtaaattcagtcatTTAGAAATCATTGGAGAAATCATCAACCTTCAGATTTCAAGAATTCCCTTGGCTGAATTGCTTCATTGATTAATAACccccatgtgttcccagtatttagaaattggttatttaaggtgacctataagattaagtggattggatcctctccaggaccagagttgGAAACCACTAGAATAACACTACAATTTAACGGACAATGTTAATGACTCCGCATTGGTCAGGGTGATCTGATTGTGCAGCATTTGTTCAGaaccaaaactgaaaacaaactgcAACCTCACATGACAGAATTAAGCATGTCAACAGGGCAGATTATAGGGCAGTGGTCCTCTACCTTGGTCCTGGGGAACctttatacaattttacatttcacTTGAGATATTAAACTGTTCTGGTTCTGGATAGGcatattattagttcaattaacagTTCAACTAAGTAACTGACTGTCTGGTTGGAACAACAACTCCAAAGGACACTGGGTCCCCGAGACCAGGGTTTAGAACTACTGCTCTAGGGCTTCTGCACTGGCTGCCTGTGAAATCAGGAGTGCAGTTGCCACCATAAGGTACTTTTTTGGGGTGGAGCCTCCCTGTCTCCAAGGGCTGTTTGTTCCACCTACTCCAGCTCAGTAGTAGGTAGGGAGGTCGTGTGTCTTACAGACCAATGCTAAAACTATATTTTCTCCCCACAGCTGATAAAGTCTACATGAACGTCAGAGCGAACGTCAAAGCCTGAAGCCCGAAATGCTTTCCTGCAGTGTGCGCCTGCCTCTCCTGCACTCTGTCCGTCTCTCCACACCAGCCTCCTGGAGCCAGATCCAGGGCCGAGGCCACCAGCCGACTACTACTATCAACTGCTTCTGAAGAGAAAATCGTGAAGATTGTTAATGGAAGGATGACTGCAAATCTGTCAGATCTCTGCCCTTCCCTTTTACCACATCACCCTGTCAAATGATCAGTCAATTGGTATCTTGGTTAGAATGTCTATAGATCTGGAATAGGACACCTTGACACTTCCATTCCCTTCCAACCACCCCCCTTGCCCTTCCCCTACAAATAAGAACAATTCTCTTACACTTTATTCCATCCTGGAACTGCCACTGGACACACATATCAGCCCAACAGAGAGTTGAAAACAACCCATTAGCATGCAACAGCAAGCTTCCTCTGAAATGTACTTCCTGTTTAAAGAATGAAGATGTCCAAGGAGTTCAAAGCTACAGGGTCAGGGCTGCAACCCCAGAATCCTGGTCGCAGAGGGCTAAGGAAATGACCTGCCATGTCTGCGCCCTCAGAGCAAAAACTTTTACTGCGTTTCCCTCTTTATTAAAGAAGAGATCGATCCTCTGCAGCCTGAGTGAAGGAACTAAAGTCTGATGGGTCAGTGAGGCGAATCCTGAGCTATGGTGTCAAACTCCAGTCCTGGTTTCCCTCCAGGAGCAGTAGCTCTCTAAATTACTCTGATGGAATGATTTGCTGTTATTTAAGGCTCTTCAAAGCTTTTTTCTCTCGAATCGCAAGCctgtatgtactgtactgtactgtactatgctATGCTGTGCCTTTGCTATGCTTTTGTATTATGTACACCTTTCA encodes:
- the hcst gene encoding hematopoietic cell signal transducer isoform X1, which codes for MQVLELTDEMVNQMILLFLALLPCVAETAQAQGHTDCGNCYKIEPGAMVGIIIGDVILTVLIVISVYYCASRKRQKREQADKVYMNVRANVKA
- the hcst gene encoding hematopoietic cell signal transducer isoform X3 yields the protein MVNQMILLFLALLPCVAETAQAQGHTDCGNCYKIEPGAMVGIIIGDVILTVLIVISVYYCASRKRQKREQADKVYMNVRANVKA